A region from the Ictalurus punctatus breed USDA103 chromosome 25, Coco_2.0, whole genome shotgun sequence genome encodes:
- the prkaa2 gene encoding 5'-AMP-activated protein kinase catalytic subunit alpha-2, whose protein sequence is MAEKQKHEGRVKIGHYILGDTLGVGTFGKVKIGEHQLTGHKVAVKILNRQKIRSLDVVGKIKREIQNLKLFRHPHIIKLYQVISTPTDFFMVMEYVSGGELFDYICKHGRVEDNEARRLFQQIISAVDYCHRHMVVHRDLKPENVLLDGNMNAKIADFGLSNMMSDGEFLRTSCGSPNYAAPEVISGRLYAGPEVDIWSCGVILYALLCGTLPFDDEHVPTLFKKIRGGVFYIPEYLNRSVASLLMLMLQVDPLKRATIKDIREDEWFKQDLPSYLFPEDASYDSAAVDEEAVRDVCEKFECAEAEVLSSLYSGDPQDQLAVAYHLIIDNRRIMNQASEFYLASSPPAASFIDENIKPHPERMPPLLVDSPKARCPLDALNTTKPKPLAVKKAKWHLGIRSQSRPYDIMAEVYRAMKQLEYDWKVVNPYHLRVRRKNPVTGNFVKMSLQLYQVDNRSYLLDFKSIDDDIIEQKSGSSTPQRSGSAAGLHRPRLSIDSATVAMDIPPLSSSLPCSLPGNMPVLAPRQGSHTMDFFEMCASLITTLAR, encoded by the exons ATGGCCGAGAAGCAGAAGCACGAAGGCAGGGTCAAGATAGGACACTACATCCTTGGAGACACGCTCGGAGTCGGCACGTTTGGCAAAGTGAAGA TTGGAGAGCACCAGCTAACAGGGCACAAGGTTGCTGTTAAGATCCTGAACAGGCAGAAGATTCGCAGTCTAGATGTGGTCGGCAAAATCAAACGAGAAATCCAGAACCTCAAGCTGTTCCGGCATCCACACATCATCAAGCT GTATCAGGTGATCAGTACTCCCACAGACTTCTTCATGGTGATGGAATATGTATCTGGAGGAGAGCTCTTTGATTATATCTGTAAGCATGGAAGG GTAGAGGACAATGAAGCACGACGTTTGTTCCAGCAGATCATCTCTGCAGTTGACTACTGCCACAGACACATGGTGGTGCACAGAGACTTGAAACCCGAGAACGTCCTTCTGGACGGCAACATGAACGCCAAGATTGCTGATTTCG gCTTGTCAAACATGATGTCAGATGGGGAGTTCTTGAGAACAAGCTGTGGTTCACCTAACTACGCTGCTCCAGAGGTCATCTCTGGAAG ACTGTACGCAGGTCCAGAGGTGGATATCTGGAGCTGTGGTGTGATCTTGTATGCTCTGCTGTGTGGCACTTTGCCCTTCGATGATGAGCATGTACCCACTCTCTTCAAGAAGATCCGTGGAGGAGTTTTCTACATCCCTGAGTACCTTAATCGCTCTGTGGCCAGCCTGCTGATGCTCATGCTCCAGGTGGACCCTCTGAAAAGGGCCACAATCAAAGACATTAG AGAAGATGAATGGTTTAAGCAGGATCTGCCCAGCTACCTGTTCCCGGAGGACGCTTCATACGACAGTGCTGCGGTCGATGAGGAAGCTGTGCGGGACGTTTGTGAGAAGTTTGAATGTGCTGAGGCCGAGGTGCTCAGCAGCCTGTACAGCGGCGACCCTCAGGACCAGCTGGCTGTCGCCTACCACCTCATCATCGACAACCGCCGTATCATGAACCAGGCTAGTGAGTTCTACCTGGCCTCCAGCCCACCTGCTGCCTCCTTCATTGACGAGAACATCAAGCCACACCCTGAGAGGATGCCCCCACTGCTGGTAGACAGCCCCAAGGCCCGGTGCCCACTGGACGCGCTGAACACCACCAAACCCAAACCTCTGGCAGTGAAAAAGGCTAAGTGGCATCTTGGTATCCGCAGTCAGAGCAGACCCTATGACATCATGGCTGAAGTGTACCGCGCCATGAAGCAGCTTGAGTATGACTGGAAG GTGGTGAACCCCTATCACCTGAGGGTGCGCAGGAAGAACCCAGTGACTGGAAACTTTGTAAAAATGAGCCTGCAGCTCTATCAGGTGGACAACCGCAGTTATCTGCTGGATTTCAAAAGCATTGATG ATGACATCATCGAGCAGAAATCTGGCTCGTCCACACCTCAGCGCTCCGGCTCTGCTGCAGGTCTTCACCGTCCCCGTCTCAGCATCGACTCGGCAACCGTCGCTATGGATATACCACCGCTCAGCAGCTCACTGCCATGTTCTCTACCGGGCAACATGCCCGTTCTGGCACCACGACAAGGCAGCCATACCATGGACTTCTTCGAGATGTGTGCCAGTCTCATCACCACACTGGCACGCTGa